AACACGACGGGAGAACGGAAATAAGGAGGAGGAATCTACCGTGCAAGGGTGGACGACGAGGACGGCGGTTATTGCCGAACCACGAGCGCTCAGCGTGGTGGTGGTGCTGTGCGAGAACAAGAACCGGTTGAGGAGGAGATCAAGAAAACGAACAAGAGAAAGAGAACGACAAGAGAGAAGGTGGGCGTTACCAGTGGCGACGGGATGCCGGTGACGTGCTGGTGGGTCCGGCGGCGTGAGCAGCGGCAGCAAGGAGGAGGGTGTTGAGGGTTTGGTGCTTGTTACGTGAACAGTGAAGGAGCAAGaggaggtttttttttttttttttgtgtttctttGGGTTCACGTGCATTAGGAAaggggagggagtatttttattggtttgggcttttacccaattgggctaggagtagggtTTAGGTTATTGAATCCGAAATGGTTAGGGTTGCTTgctaatttcaatcgaacgtgatttcgaaattcgaattcgttttaacgtaaaattcaaaaatacattttgatttcataaatcattaaaattattcaaaatgaaataaaataattatattttaattacacattcatttctgaaatccgtaaattatatttaaatgtattaatatacgttaaaatatataaacaaaatatataaaattacgggggattacagatgTGTTGAGATCGTGTCGTCATCAAAATATATGCCGATACCGTGTCGTCATCGAAGTACGGGTCAATGGAAGCATGTGTACGTTGACAGAAGATGTGACAAGATAGTTTCGTCATCAAAGTACGAGTCAATGTTGGAGCGCGCGTCGATAGAGGTGCGTCGAGATTGTGTCGTCATTAAAGTAAGGCTCGACATCAGAGTGTGGAGTGACATTGAACAATCCAGACATGAAGAGTTCGCGAAGTGGTGTCATATCTATGAAGGCTGACTAGATTGTCTTCATGAAGACGTCAATCCTTGACGAGACAGAAAAAGGGTAATGGATCCCCTTACTATCAAATTAACTTAACTAACTGTTTTGCTTGGTTCCATTGAATTTGTGGTAGGTGACATTCATGACATCATCATCCACAAAGTGAGGGACATATCAGAAATGAAGGACAACTTGGAAAACACCAATTCAAGTCACGAGACGTTGACGCTTGGAGATTCTTAACATATAATGATGCTACTCGACGGATAATAGAGTTAGCCTCCACTCATAGTCATGTTATTTTAACAACTCATCTTAGTGTTGTTGTGAACAGGTTCACCTTTTCAAATGACCAAGAAAACGAGATATGCAAAAGACCATGTGGTCATTCTTTATCGTCACATATCCCAAACCAATGATATCGTCAGAAGGGTTAATGTTGCAATACCCAAAAGTCGTCCCCTGATGCCAACTCCATGTCGAGGTAGTGATTGCTCAACATCAACTAGTGTCGTCTCTGCAAAAGAAAGTTCGGAAAGATGATCCCGGCGATGTGTTTCACTAAACAACGACATGAAGACGCCAAGGACCATGAAAACGACACAACCAGAATGTCAAGGACATAAGGGGAAATTCATTATAGCATTACAAATACCCGACATCAGATATTGGCATACGACATCATATCTGTGGCTAACTCCAACTCAAATACTTTCTTGAAGTTTCCTGTAACACTCTGACAATtcccttttctaaaataacattttataaatataactatagagaattatcaaagtattatcgcccgtgtaaaaacgtaacggcttattcagaattttgcagcggaaaacagaaaactaacttttagttttataaataatcgattacataataagtccaaaaaccaattaacggaaataaggaaatacgaatagtacgacaatttcaaatccaaattaacaaagcaaatataactacaagctctctaatcccgatcccaatgatgcatcatcttcaaacctgtagatgggcaacgcttattgatccttagagactgctcaccaaagatgggtcatcataggatcaataaggcatagccatgatcaacacacacaaacaagcacgtaatcagcaaagctgagtactacatactaaaacaataataatcctaacatgatactattaaacgaacaaccctaacatgatactaatgaacataaataagggcagacaagacatgataatttgacgaccacacttaactagactaggctagactaaACTGgtctagacttttataacaataatattattttaattgaaataggcaatggaccgagttttctagctagaggcttcactaaggaagacgaggtacgggtgcgactccgtaacctcagtgacctgcgatatcgaggaacgtttgaataaaaataggacacggtgatcaatccggtccgagataaaggccatgggctaccaccatgaaccccaactcctgtttgtccgtcattttagacgtgcacagtctaaagctattgctactcagtttcactttacatgatttacaaattgaaaccttgttatgactcaacaatcacataaggcatacaatccacatttattcacaactgtttttatcttggaattaagtaagtgatcacaaaggtatcaaacaagactcattccaattaaatccaaccttttctttaatactgatcaacccctctatatgggtataaggtttcaacttactaaacaaggtccacgaccctcataaagtagtgaaaaactaaaagggaacaatgaacaatcgatctgaatcaatatatataaaataatctagtgttcccaatcaaacatgtttgcatcaatcatctactaacatgttataatccttgtAACGAAATACATATATTTAACATGTTCAtcaaacaatattaaacatgaaattccgACATAATCAGGTTCATCAATAAATTTCAACTTGGTTTCAacagataacacacattccaagcacacaggtatgtacgtaccttgtgtaaacaaactgcaagaccactttaataattcaaaagtcgcctacagagaattctccgcctaaaaacaaccaataaggattcccaatcaacttctaatcgttcacagctataataacacattctaactacatccCAAACGCATTTAGAACTTTTCTCCAATaaaaaaacttgaatatttgatttcctagcataataattattgaatcaatgattgaaattcgttgaaaactcttcgcaaacatcatactttaaattttcagcaatatgaaattgtttaaagctttcccaaaaccaaattatcatgcttagaacataaaaataataattttaataattcacAACCATTAtatcatgattttaaaactattaaaaccttaaaatttcatgttttaataattaaaatccttattttaattcaattatataaatctgaaaattaatgatttaattttgCCAAACATGAAATCTGGAATTCATAATTGGATAATAAAAACTaaacatttaatttaatagaacataaattacataattaaaacataatttaaaacatttaattaacttagggtttaagaaattaaccaaataaaGGTTTAAGGAGATGCTGGCCGGCGGCAAGGGAGGCGCGACAGCGAGCGGTGGTTCTGGTGGTTGATGCGACGTGGCTGGGCGTGCGGTGGCTGTGCGACAGCATGAAAGAAAATGAGGAGAAGAGCAAGAAATAACAACCAAGAAAGGAGGACGAAAAATAAAAAGGAGGGAGGAGAAGATTACCGGCGACGGAGGGGCGGCTGCGTGGCGGTGGCGACGAAGGGTGTTTGCTGCGCGAATcagaaatgaaagagaaaagcAAGAACGAATATTGTGAGCAAGGGAAGCAAAACAACAAGAATCAATGGAAGAGAAAGAAAGGATGAAGGAGAAGGAAAACGAAAAAGAAGGAGAGCAAGGTTTATCGGCGGCGACTGGTTGTCCGACGGCTGGGCAAGTCGGCAGTGAGGAGAGCAGGAGGAGGACGGCAACGTGAGGGAGAAGGAGTTCTTGAGGGTTCTTGTTCCTTGTTACGTGAATAGTGAAGGGGGTTTGCTTGGGTTCTTTTTGTTTCACGTGTGAAATAGAAAAGAAGAGGGGGATTTGTTTTGGGATTATTGTTTGGGCTTTGCAAAATGGGCTAGAATTAgattttagttttaggattcaaatccaaaaccgaataggatcgttttcttaattcaataagttttcgtaattcgatttcttttcaacgtaaaattctaaaattacttttgatttcataaatctttaaaaatattaaaaatgtaataaataaatatacgttaattatatatttatttctaaaatccgtcaattcttatttaaatataataatctatacgttaaaatatataaataatgtttataaatttacgggggattacatttcCACAGGGGGACAAGACAATATAATGTAAAGATGAAAACACAAACATCAGAGACTCAACCATATTCAATGATGTCATCAACATGATGAACACTCGGCTCACAACACTATTGATGACGTCCGGCGACACTGTTGATGACGTCTGACAACATTGCCGATGACGTCCGACAACATTTTCAATGATGATCGACGATACTGTCAACGAAGACAACACCAGCTTGGATTACATCAAGAAAATTGTCAAGATCAACAAAACTAAGCAACAATTAGTCTACTACGCCAGTAAGTCGTTACTTAGCGCAGAAACAAGGTACTCACATCTCAAAAAACTTGTATTTTCATTGGTTGTAGCATCTACTAAGTTACTCCCTTACTTTGAATGTCATCCTATTATTGTgcgaactaactatcccatgaagtcaatcatgaggaagcccgagttgtctggcaggatgtcTAAGTGGACTATCCAGCTAGGATGCTACGGCATCAGGTAGGAATCACGAACGGCAATCAAATCCCAAGCTCTTGCAGATTTTGTGGCTAACTTCAGCCCAAGTATACAACAAGAAGTTGATTAAGAGGTCGACATGCTGTCAGACGACACTATCCCACCAATATGGACATTGTTCACTAATGGATCCTCCAATATACGGGGGACGGGGCTAGGACTTGTGCTAGAGTCTCCACAACGGGACATGATAGTACAATCTATCTGCTACAAGTTTAAAGCTACCAACAACAAAGCGGAGTATGCGGCTCTGATCTTAGAATTGATGCTAGCGCACGACATTCACATTTGACGACTCGAGGTATGCTGTGAATCATTACTGATTATTAGTCAAATTTACGGTTCTTATGCAGCGAAGGATTCCAAGATGAAAGCTCACCGCGAGATAGCCAAAACACTTGTCAAAAAGTTTGACCTATGCAACCTCCAGCAAATCCCAAGAGACCAAAACAGCCAAGCCGACGCACTAGCAAACCTAAGATCCAACATCAACCCAACCAAACTATCAACAATTCCTATTGTCCATCTCATGTACCTAACCATCACAAGAGAGACCTTCCCAATCAATGAAAAACCTTCCACAAGTCAATCGCCAACTCCCACATCTTGGCGAGACCCGTATATGCACTTGCTTAAACACCACACCATCCCACCAGATGTGACCCATGAAAAAACCTTTCGAATAAAAGCCTCGACaacccctgttgcaacccccttgttgcagcgtacatgtaataatacgcttcaacaaccagtaggtcaacgcgggtcaaactttataaagggttgttgcagcgtacaaattaattgcccgcagcaagagagttttttgcagcgtacaaagtaaaagccccctgcaatagcccatttattttgcagcgtacagataaaagcccgctgcaataaaaaaatttcgctgcaaagctaattaagaaaaacatttcGGATCTCAAACCTAAGGACGCTCATACTCCctcttcttccctcagctttccctgcgtactctctcacctcctcattcttcttcttcttcatctgctctctttctctctcctaaatcccTTCTTTTTCCGCCATATTCCCCCAATTATGAGGTCCTTTTCGTGAATTCTCCCCCGTTTTCTCGCCGCGGTTTCTTCCCCAGGTAACTCCCATTTCGACGCTTTTTTCTGAATCCCCCCTTTTTTGTTCTAAGTTTTCTCTAATTCGtggttttttttgggttttttgcaaGTAATTGTTGAAATTGGGTGACAATTCGTCTTGGTTTTTGTGAAAATTTGCTCGACTCTTTCTCTCCAAGCATCTGGCCTTCGACCTCAGCCTTCGAACTCAGCCGCCTTCGAAATTGAGGAGGTATAGTTTTCTAActttttgtatttgtttttccctaatttcgtatttttagggtttgctttcagtcaattcttgatttttcccctaatttcgtatttttagggtttgataatataaattattcttattcttattttttgtgttaCTTGATCTTTTGGTGATACCacattacaactatttgagccACGCATCTCAAAAATATACGTTGGTAAAAATACTTCTCTGCGATAATGATTATGTTGAAACTACTGTTGATTTGAATCTTTAAGTTTTAAGCATGTCCCTTTTATGTTAGTTTATTTTTAATGATTTCGCAGTGAGTCTGTACTTCAGCCCCTCAACCAGTTGCCTCCTCCAAATGTCAAACGGGAGCTTATAATGCTTTCTTTACCGGCAATAGCTAGCCAGACCATTGATCCTATGGCTCAGCTGATGGAGACAGCTTATATTGGCAGTTTAGGTTGAAATCTTATTctttattttgaatttaaaaaaaactttgttttctcttattttgtGCGTGTCAATGATCTCACTTTGTTTTCATTATGTGTGCAGGTCCTGTACAGCTGGCATCCGCTGGTGTTTCTATGTCTATCTTTAATATCATTTCAAAGCTATTCAACATACCACTTCTTAGTGTTGCTACTTCTTTCGTAGCTGAAGATTTAGCAAAGTCTTCTTCAGGTAAAATATTCTGAATGTTGTCATTCTAGTCATAATCTTTGCCATTGAACTATTGTATTACTTGATTATCATGTATTTTGTTTGCACCTTCTAGATGGCGatgaaaaaaatgaaagaaaacaGTTATCATCAGTTTCGACAGCGTTATTTCTCGCTCTAGGCATTGGCATCATTGAGGCGCTAGCTTTACTTTTGGGAGCTGGATCATTCCTCAGGTTAATGGGTGTCTCAGCAGTAAGTTCTAAATAGTTAAATGGTTATTGAGATTTTGTTTCCATGACGAATTCAGTAGTGAAACTCGTGAAGTTGACCAACGAGCCCTTTGTTATCCCTGCTGGTCATGATCAAATTTATTCTTAGTACATTGATTACGTATTGCATACTGGCGTTATTTAATGTTCAACTGCAATTGCCTTGCAGGATTCTCCTATGCGAGTACAAGCAGAGAAGTTTCTGTCGCTTAGAGCTCTTGGTGCCCCCGCTGTTGTACTTTCTCTGGCTCTTCAGGGTGTGCTGAGGGGATTTAAGGACACAAAAACCCCTGTATTCTGTCTAGGCATGTTTTCAAGCCTCAGCATTGCatttgtactttttttttatcccCTGGTTACTCTATTTTAATCGTTATAATTTATTTCTGTTTATTTTTAGTCTCTATTTCTTAATTTCCTTCTTTTTGACTTTTTATGTCTGTACATTGATGATCTGCATGCAGGTGTTGCCAATCTTGCAGCTGTTTTTCTGTTCCCGCTTTTcataaattattttcagatGGGTGTCACTGGAGCAGCCACTGCCACTGTTGTGTCTCAGTATGCACTTTCTTCCTGAAGTCTGTTAGTCGGCTTTCTTTTAACTATATTGGTAATCATGCTGCTTGTTTGTGCTCCAGATACATAGGTAGCTTCTTGATGATTTGGTTTCTTAGCAAGAGAGTAATATTATTACCTCCAAAATTTGGAGATCTGAAGTTTGGGGTCTATTTAAAATCTGGTGAGTGTCAGAGAAATGTTTATGGTTATTTTCTGTTTTTGATTCTTTATCTAACACATTGATTTTAATAACCTTCTACTTAATAATCACCATTACAAACTTCTTAAATTAGTCTGCTTAAGTGGCCATTGTTTGTACCTACTTAAAGTGTTACTCGTACATGTTTGGATTGCCGTCTGTTTCCTTATGTTTACCTTTTTTCCAGGTGGATTTCTGATTGGAAGAACTGTGGCTGTTTTGATAACTATGACGATTGGGACCTCGATGGCTGCTCATCAaggtcctctagctatggctgcTCATCAAATCTGTATGCAAGTGTGGTTGGCTGTCTCTCTTTTAACTGATGGATTGGCCGCATCTGGTCAGGTATGAGCTTTCATCTAACTAGGAGGTTCGATATCCAGGCTATAGGTTTTTCAGGCATCTAGACTACCTCTATTCTACAGTGCTTGTccattatgatttatgattatcacaaaagttgaagattgtgaataatgtgtgggttttaaccaaataggaaaagcttcttggattaataagcatttgttgttgtccaaagatcctgatttgtgaacaataaaccaaataggaaaagctacatattttctcagagtattacacttattacatgtttaatatgaatagttttaactttctaacactcattccaatctacttatgcaaatttaaggcttgtttggtcgttataggtcatattaggctaaaatgaggcttttttgctcccaaatatgaaataaagaaccttaggactcattttaaacattttaaatgttttatatgattagttttaactttacaagacttaatccaatctatttatgcacattcatgacttctttggccgttataggtcatatttaggctaaaatgacattttcgctcccaactttgatctaacgaacttaaaaactaatttcaaacttattacatgattcacatgattatttttaactttctaggactcattccaatccatttatgcacatttaaggctcattgtgtcgttataggtcatatttaggctaaaatgacattttcgctcccaactttgaacttaagaacctaatgactcattttaaacttattatatgataaatatgcttagttttaagtttctaagacttattctaatctatttatgcacatttaatgcttgttttatcgttataggtcatatttaggataaaataaggcattttcgatcccaactttaaaataaagaacctaaggacttattttaaacttattacatgattaatatgcttagttttaagtttctaagacttaatctaactacttatacacatttaaggcttgtttggtcgttataggacatatttaggctaaaatgacattttcgctcccaactatgaaccaaagaacctaaggactcattttaaacttactaaatgttttatatgcttatttttaactttctaggactcattccaatccatttatgcacatttaaggctcattgtgtcgttataggtcatatttaggctaaaatgacattttcgctcccaactatgaaccaaagaacctaaggactcattttaaacttactaaatgttttatatgcttatttttaactttctaggactcattccaatccatttatgcacatttaaggctcattgtgtcgttataggtcatatttaggctaaaatgacattttcgctcccaactttgaacttaagaacctaatgactcattttaaacttattatatgataaatatgcttagttttaagtttctaagacttattctaatctacttatacccatttaatgcttgtttgatagttataggtcatatttaggctaaaatgaggcattttcgctcctaactttaaaataaagaacctaagcactcattttaaacttaatacatgtttaatatgcataattttaactttataagactcgttccaatctatttatgcacctttaaggctcattaggtcgttgtaggtcatatttaggctaaaatgacattttctctcccaactatgaactaaagaacctaaggactcattttaaacctactaaatgttttatattctagttttaactttctaggacttattccaatccatttatgcacatttaaggctcattgtgtcgttataggtcatatttaggctaaaatgacattttcgctcccaactttgaacttaagaacctaatgactcattttaaacttattatatgtgaaatatgcttagtttaagtttctaagacttattctaatctgtttatgcacatttaatgcttgtttgatagttataggtcatatttaggctaaaatgaggcattttcgctcctaactttaaaataaagaacctaagcacgcattttaaacttaatacatgtttaatatgcataattttaactttataagactcgttccaatccatttatgcatatttaaggctcattgtgtcgttttaggtcatatttaggctaaaatgacattttcgctcccaactttgaacttaagaacctaaggactcattttttaaattattatatgattaataagcttagttttgagtttctaggacttattctaatctacttatacccatttaatgcttgtttgatcgttataggtcatatctaggctaaaataaggcattttcgctcccaactttaaaataaagaacctaaggactcatttaaaacttattacatgtttaatatgcataattttaacgatctaagactcgttccaatctatttatgcacctataggctcattgggtcgttataggtcatatttaggctaaaatgacattttcgctcccaactttgaactaaagaacctaaggactcattttagactattaggacattgtcattagtttcttgaatgttaaaatgtgatatttaatttgtatttaatctaatgtttaatttaaatttctgtttttgtaaaggtctacactccgaggattgcgccttatgcgaggaatttgatgtggttcgtgagcaatgggctaagttttttaccaacaagtatttattattggctttagcgcgcttgatcgagttggtttagttgttatagaataaattttatattaaaatgtatgtttatgttgaaattggaacatatatttaaatgtaatatgtgcactttggttttgggatatatagtatacaaaactccagttgttgtttttatatttgttatacaggttgcgttattctattattgttttgacaggtttctatatttggtgcaaggcactctaggtatccctaaacaaaattagaattttcctgccaaaagtgcttttttgcagcgtacatatatgttgtacgctgcaacaagggaaaaaaaattcacaaaaattcagacttgttgcagcgtacaaataaatgtacgctgcaaaaaattgagtaattcagacttgttgcagcgtacaaataatgtacgctgcaaaaagttgagtcttttgcagcgtacatatatatgtac
This genomic stretch from Spinacia oleracea cultivar Varoflay chromosome 3, BTI_SOV_V1, whole genome shotgun sequence harbors:
- the LOC110802080 gene encoding protein DETOXIFICATION 45, chloroplastic-like, with translation MEEKERMKEKENEKEGEQGLSAATGCPTAGQVGSEESRRRTATESVLQPLNQLPPPNVKRELIMLSLPAIASQTIDPMAQLMETAYIGSLGPVQLASAGVSMSIFNIISKLFNIPLLSVATSFVAEDLAKSSSDGDEKNERKQLSSVSTALFLALGIGIIEALALLLGAGSFLRLMGVSADSPMRVQAEKFLSLRALGAPAVVLSLALQGVLRGFKDTKTPVFCLGVANLAAVFLFPLFINYFQMGVTGAATATVVSQYIGSFLMIWFLSKRVILLPPKFGDLKFGVYLKSGGFLIGRTVAVLITMTIGTSMAAHQGPLAMAAHQICMQVWLAVSLLTDGLAASGQVYTPRIAPYARNLMWFVSNGLSFLPTSIYYWL